GATCAGGTCGCGGCGCTGTCGGCGCGCCTGAGCGAAACACGGCAGAAACTGGCGCGGCAGGAATTGGTCGACGCCGAAACCCTGGTGCAGAACACGGCAGACGCCCACCCCTTGATCCGTCAGGCGGCAGCCGAACAAGCCGCACTGACCCGCGAACTGGCGCAGGTGCTTCAGGCCGATGACGCGACCGACAGCGCCATCGTCGCCACTCGCACCCGCCAGAGCGAAATCGAGGAGCTGTACCGGACCGCGCAGGCGCAGCTCGACCTGGCCGACCTCAGCGGCGCCCTGGTGAAGGCCTTGAACGATCGCCGCTTGCGCCTGCCGCGGCCAAGTGACTACTCGCGCAATGCCACTGCCCGTAACCGCGACATCGGCGAGGCACGCTTGCGGCAACTGCAACTGACCGAACAGCAGCGGGCCCTGGGCCTGCCTTACCAACGTGCTGCCGAGCAGCTGAAAAAGCTGCAACCACCGCTGGACAAGGACGCGCAGGCGGAACTGCGCCGGACCCTGACTGGCTTGCTCCGCGCCCAGGCCGATCTGCTGGGCCGACTCGACGACGCCTACGCGCGGCACATCGCACTGCTAAGCGACCTGGACCGTCGCGAGCAACAATTGCTTCAAGTGGCGGGGAACTACACCGATCTGCTCGACCGGCGTCTGCTGTGGACGGCGGATCTTGCCCCGATGGGCCTGACCTGGCTGCGCAGCTGGCCGGCGGCGATTGTCCAGTTGCTACGTCCGGCCCGCTGGGGCGAGCTGCCTTCTGCACTGGTGACCACCCTGGCGACACAGCCATGGTGGGCGCTGAGTCTGGCCCTGCCTTTGATGCTGATGGCGCTGCGCGGCCGATTACGTCGGCACCAGTTGCAGGACACCGGGCGTTTGAGCGACATCTACCGCGATGGGGCCTGGCTGACCCTGCGGGCCCTGGCCTATTCCGGGCTGCGCGCCGTGCCCTGGCCGTTGTTGCTGTACCTGACCGGCGTGCTGCTGGAACTCGGGTCTACTGCCAACTCCCATGCCGGCGCCAGCGGCGCGGCATTGTCCGGCATTGCCCCGTTGGTGTTCGTACTCAATTTTGTGCACGAGATCGCACGGGACCGGGGCGTACTGGATGCCCATTACCAGTGGCGAGATCAAGCGCGGCGGATGCTACGCCGACAGATCGTTCGTCTGCGCCTGCTGGCGGTGCCCAGCGGCTGGCTGATCATATTCACCGAAACGCTGGCATTGCCCGCGCTGCGCGACACCATCGGGCGCGCGTCCATGGTGCTGTTCTCGCTGGCGCTGGCTGTTTTCCTGTCGAACACCTTGCACCCACAGCGCGGCGTGATATCTGCCCGCCACAACGGCCTGATCCGGCAGGCCACTACGGTGGCGATACCGCTGCTGCTGGCGGCGCTGGCGGCGCTGGGCTTCTACTACGCCGCCATTCAACTGCAAGACAGGCTAGTGCAAACCGCCGGGTGGCTGCTCGGCGTGCTGCTGGTCTATTACCTGGTGCTACGCGCGCTGGCAATCACCGGGCAGCGGCTGCGCCTGCAGCGGGCCACGACCGGGAGCCAAGCTGCCGACGGCGAAGCCCAGGCGTCCACAGACGA
This genomic window from Immundisolibacter sp. contains:
- a CDS encoding mechanosensitive ion channel domain-containing protein, translated to DQVAALSARLSETRQKLARQELVDAETLVQNTADAHPLIRQAAAEQAALTRELAQVLQADDATDSAIVATRTRQSEIEELYRTAQAQLDLADLSGALVKALNDRRLRLPRPSDYSRNATARNRDIGEARLRQLQLTEQQRALGLPYQRAAEQLKKLQPPLDKDAQAELRRTLTGLLRAQADLLGRLDDAYARHIALLSDLDRREQQLLQVAGNYTDLLDRRLLWTADLAPMGLTWLRSWPAAIVQLLRPARWGELPSALVTTLATQPWWALSLALPLMLMALRGRLRRHQLQDTGRLSDIYRDGAWLTLRALAYSGLRAVPWPLLLYLTGVLLELGSTANSHAGASGAALSGIAPLVFVLNFVHEIARDRGVLDAHYQWRDQARRMLRRQIVRLRLLAVPSGWLIIFTETLALPALRDTIGRASMVLFSLALAVFLSNTLHPQRGVISARHNGLIRQATTVAIPLLLAALAALGFYYAAIQLQDRLVQTAGWLLGVLLVYYLVLRALAITGQRLRLQRATTGSQAADGEAQASTDEFDIEAVDEQARRLLGFALSLTIGGVLLWVWADLLPALQALDQVLLWEYQIGADSGEASDAVTLLSLVLAAGSAAITVLAASNLPGVLEIAVLRRTSLDAGARYATITVTRYIIVIVGVLTVMNLLGVEWAKAQWLVAALGVGIGFGLQEIIANFISGLIILGERPYRVGDLVTVGGVSGTVTRIRIRATTVTDFDRKELIVPNKTFITEQFINWTLSDQVLRVVVRVGVAYGSDTARTYQVLLDTVQANARVLHDPSPMVLFTGFGDSSLDFEVRAYVRTYQDVVPVGHELHMAIDQALRAAGIEIPFPQRDLHLRSVAPQAAQAMGSQPAAPAG